The Thermodesulfobium sp. 4217-1 nucleotide sequence ATAGTATCCAGGAATTTGTGCTAAATAAATCAATATACTATAACCAAAACTTTTAGTAATAGTCATGCCAGATTTTACAAGAAGAGTAGGTATCCATACAAAAAAGCCATAATAAGCAAAAGTTATTGAAAACCATAAAACCCAGAGCATTAAGGTAGTGCGAGCAACACCACCAGCCCAAAGAGAAGCTAAATTTTTTATAAATGTTCCTTTTTGGCCAATAAAGCTTGGCATTTTAACATCTTCAAATGAAGGCAAAGTCTTACCCTGTTTAATTAAAGACTCTTCCATTTTTGCAACAATTTTTTCAGCTTCTGCAGATCTACCTCTCTGTAACAACCAACGAGGAGATTCAGGCAATGCACGACGCCACCATAAAAGCATCAAAATTGGCAAAGCTGAAATTAATTGCACAATACGCCAGCCTTCTGAGTGCGATGGCACAATCATATAACCGAGAATAGCCGCGAAAAGAAAGCCAAAAGAAAAGAATCCTGCTAAGGATCCGATAAAGCGTCCTCTAAACTTGCTTTGTACAAATTCAGATAAAAACGGTGCAATAATCGCGCTCTCAGCACCAGTACCAAAACTAGCAGCAACTCGAGACCAAAAAAGGAAGTACCAATTTGGAGAAAGAGCTGCAAAAATACTCGCAATGGCATAAATAGCCAAAGCATACATCATAATCTTACGTCGGCCAATTAAGTCACCTAATGTACCAGCAGAAAATGCACCAAATAAATAACCTAACATAGCTGAACTTCCCAATAAACCAGTTTGTTGATTTGTAAGATGCCATAGCGCTATAACTGGAGATAAAATAAATGCAATTAAAGCAAGATCCATACCATCAAAGGTGTAGCCAAGACCACCCATAAAAAGCAACTTAAAATGCGGCCTACCAAATGGCAAGCGTTCTAACCGTTTCAAAATATTCAGATCAGCTTCATTTAAATTACCTTGAAATTCTTTATTATCTTTAGACATTATGCCACTCCTCCCGTTTTAATTAAATATTGATTTAGCTCATTGTGTTTTTGTATACTTTACCATTTTGCATTATAAAAGTTATGTTTTCTCTATATTTTTGGAATAAACTAATTTTATCGATTGGATTTCCGTTTAATAAAATTAAATCAGCAATTTTCCCAACTTCAATTGTACCCAATTCTTTCTCTTGTCTAATAATTTCTGCATTAACTTTTGTCGCAGCTAACAACGCATTCATTGGTCCCATAATCTCTGCTTGCAATTCTAATTCTAACCCTTTAAAAACTTGCATAGGTCCTAGCAAATCGCTGCCAGATCCAATTTTTAAACCATTGGAATAAGCTATGTTTAAAGAATTTTGGGCCTTTTCAAGCGCCTGATTAATTTTTCTTATCATATCATTTGACAAACCAAGTTCTTTACCCATTTTTGATATCATTACATAAGTAACAATAGTTGGCACTAAATAAGATCCTTTTTCTTTAATAAGTTTGGCTGCTAATTCTGTTAACAAATTTCCATGCTCTATGGTCCTTACACCTGCATTACAGCAAAGTTCTATGCTGCGATCTGAGTAACAATGAGCTGCTACATATTTTCCAGCCGACTGAGCCTCGAAAACAATTGCTTGCATTTCTTCTAAAGAATATTGGGAAGTATCAATCTCATCACTTGGAGATGCTGCACCGCCTCCAGCCATGATTTTTATAAAGTCTACACCACGACGAATTTGTTCACGCGCACCTTTTCTAACTTCATCAACTCCATCACAAATCCCTAAATTAACCTTTGTCTCATAGCTTTCTGTAGATAATCTAAAATCTCCATGACCACCAGTTTGAGTAAGTGGCTGTCCAGATATAAATACTCTTGGACCTGAAATTAACCCCTCATTTAAAGCTTTTTTAAACCCTAAATCTAACCAACCACAGTCTCTCGCAGTTGTAAATCCCTGTTCAAGTGTTTCTTTAATTATTGATAGAGACTTAATTACTATTTCAGAAGGAAAATTACGCCTATTTAACTCTACAAGATTTGCATCAATAGCTGACATATGCACATGGCAATCAATGAGTCCAGGCAACAATGTTTGACCGTGACAATTTATAACAATAGAATTTTCTGGTAGATTTCCAATTTTACCATTACCAACTTCTTTGATCCTATCGTTTTCTACGACCACCCAGCCTTCAAACATCGAATTTTCATTCGTACAATCAATCACAAAAGCATCAGTAAAGATGTAATTGCTCATTTACCCCATCCTCCATATTATTGAATTTAAAATAGCAAAGAGTTTAATGTGATAGAGAAATAACACAGCCATTTTTGACAAATCAGCTAAATTTAGCTTAACTTTAGATTACCTTGCTAATCCATAACGATCAAAATAGTAACAAATGTCAATCTTTATTCAACAAAACAGCTAATTAAAATAAGTAAAATTCATGAAACCCACCTCCAAATTATTAATAGAATAACCCCTTAAATCTACTTTTATATTATACACTTTTAATTAAAAATATTTAAAAATATAAATAATAGAAATTTTATTGATCTTGAGCGAATAATACAATTACTTTTTAATTACAAGAAATTTAACCTATTCTTTATTTGTAAAGAATTTAAATATGTATACAGCTATGATTAAATCATAATTTAGAAGATTAATTGAATTTTTCAATAAAATAAATTTTAAAAAATTAACTAAAATAATTTTCTTTATTTTAACGCATACAAACCACATCGAATGCAAACAAAAGAAGCTTGAACAATTTGGCTCCCCGGGTAGGATTCGAACCTACAACCTACCGGTTAACAGCCGGTTGCTCTACCGTTGAGCTACCGAGGAACATTTGGAGCTGGTGGGTCGTAGAGGATTCGAACCTCTGACCCGCTGATTAAGAGTCAGCTGCTCTACCAACTGAGCTAACGACCCGCTACGGGTTAATATATTACTAATAAATTTTGATTTTGTCAAATTTTTCGTAAAGAAAATTTTTGAAAATATTACAAACGCCAAATTAATTAAACTCCGAGATCCCTTAGCCTACTGGTATAGTAACTATAGAATTTCGAACTTGGAACTTCTTGAAATGCGAGAATGATAGAAGGCACTTCTTCTCCGCGAAGAAAAGAAATATGACTTTCCAGTTCGCTTATTTTTGCCTTTTCATCTCTTTGCAAAAAGTGCCTCATAGAGCTATCGGGAACATTTCCCTTCATTTCTTCCGGAATACTTGCTAAATATATAAATTTTAAAAGTAAATCTTCACGAAGATCAAATTGTTTGAACTTAGAGATAAGCTCAAAGGCAATCTCTTCGTCCTGACCAAGCTCCACTATCCTATCTGAAAATTTATCAAGGGTATCTACCGAATCAGCTAAGAAGGCACCAATAAGCGCAGAAACATCTCTTTTTTTAAAAATTGACAAAAATCCAGCAGAGAGCAAAGCCGCGTCATCAGATAACCCAGGTCCTTTTTTGTGCCTAATATAATGAGACACTATTACATTTGAACCAGGGACAACCTTATCATTGGAAACTATTAAGCCCTTTTTCTTATATTCTTCAATGTTCTTTTCATTTTCTTCCTTTGCAAGCATATCGCCTGATATGCCCAACTCTTCCATCTTGGTCCTATCTACGATATATATATCCCCTCCGCCAATATTCACTTTATATTTTGCCTCAGTTTTTTCTCTATAATTGATGTCATCCATTAACCCAGCCAAAATATATCCTACAACAGCACTTTTTACCGAAACTTGCATATTTTCGAACATCTTAATTCCAAGCAATGGTTCTCCATTAGAATTCAATAATGGTTT carries:
- a CDS encoding amidohydrolase family protein, whose translation is MSNYIFTDAFVIDCTNENSMFEGWVVVENDRIKEVGNGKIGNLPENSIVINCHGQTLLPGLIDCHVHMSAIDANLVELNRRNFPSEIVIKSLSIIKETLEQGFTTARDCGWLDLGFKKALNEGLISGPRVFISGQPLTQTGGHGDFRLSTESYETKVNLGICDGVDEVRKGAREQIRRGVDFIKIMAGGGAASPSDEIDTSQYSLEEMQAIVFEAQSAGKYVAAHCYSDRSIELCCNAGVRTIEHGNLLTELAAKLIKEKGSYLVPTIVTYVMISKMGKELGLSNDMIRKINQALEKAQNSLNIAYSNGLKIGSGSDLLGPMQVFKGLELELQAEIMGPMNALLAATKVNAEIIRQEKELGTIEVGKIADLILLNGNPIDKISLFQKYRENITFIMQNGKVYKNTMS